A window of the Diabrotica undecimpunctata isolate CICGRU chromosome 1, icDiaUnde3, whole genome shotgun sequence genome harbors these coding sequences:
- the LOC140432970 gene encoding uncharacterized protein, which translates to MYGKRARSNNTIMPPIFDIYRKPVFDESIRKAEYRTYAPFIKSFNCNDIVEFSINQVDSFCAMSESLLCIKGSLAINGTGEVKLANNVGAFLFDSCTYSEGAREMETVRDPGIVSAVRAMTCYTQEDSNYMVMAGWYYPKDPILHAAVHSFNIQIPLKHIFNIFNDYPMITCCRQTIRLVRARNDNDCIIVKEKNSRSCYQAHISQ; encoded by the coding sequence ATGTATGGAAAACGAGCACGTTCAAACAACACCATAATGCCTCCAATATTTGACATTTATCGTAAGCCGGTATTTGATGAGTCGATTCGAAAGGCTGAATATCGAACATATGCACCATTCATTAAATCATTCAATTGCAATGATATTGTAGAATTTAGCATCAATCAAGTCGACTCGTTCTGTGCAATGAGCGAAAGCTTGTTATGCATTAAAGGATCGCTCGCAATAAACGGAACTGGCGAAGTCAAACTAGCAAATAATGTGGGTGCTTTTCTTTTCGATTCGTGTACGTACAGCGAAGGCGCAAGGGAGATGGAAACAGTGCGGGATCCTGGTATCGTAAGTGCTGTACGTGCCATGACATGTTACACTCAAGAAGATTCCAATTATATGGTTATGGCAGGCTGGTATTACCCTAAGGATCCCATTCTACATGCTGCAGTTCATTCATTCAACATACAGATACCTCTCAAGCATATAttcaacattttcaatgattatccAATGATTACGTGTTGCCGTCAAACAATAAGACTAGTTCGAGCTCGAAACGACAACGATtgcataattgtcaaagaaaaaaaCTCCAGGTCATGTTATCAAGCAcatatttcccaatga